A genomic region of Sporomusaceae bacterium FL31 contains the following coding sequences:
- a CDS encoding ABC transporter: MITFLEISLHCATERMITLNNIITAQNLGKKYGQFHALKGISFQIAEGECFGFLGHNGAGKSTTMRMIYGLSTVDEGHLTILNQPITLTPPAIKNVLGIVPQEDSLDPDLTVLENLEVYGGLFGLSRSESRSRGRKLLDEMGLAEKEQDSVESLSGGLKRRLVIARALINHPKIVILDEPTTGLDPQARHQVWQKLRSLKNQGVTLLLTTHYMEEATQLCDRLVVMHEGIILAEGSPRELISRCVLPDVIEIHLPLDAIPGQLYDQIHDLGAEYLHVADGIFLYCRDGRQLWDQLTLWNIPQHACFLRPANLEDVFLKLTGKGEEQ; this comes from the coding sequence GTGATTACGTTTCTGGAGATTTCTCTCCATTGTGCTACCGAAAGGATGATCACGCTGAATAATATCATTACTGCTCAAAATCTTGGTAAAAAATATGGTCAGTTTCACGCCCTTAAAGGCATTTCCTTTCAAATCGCCGAAGGCGAATGTTTTGGTTTTTTAGGCCATAATGGTGCCGGAAAATCTACGACCATGCGAATGATTTATGGACTTTCAACAGTGGATGAAGGCCATTTGACTATTTTAAATCAACCGATAACACTTACCCCGCCCGCAATCAAAAATGTGTTGGGCATAGTCCCCCAGGAAGACAGCCTTGATCCGGATTTAACGGTATTAGAGAATCTGGAAGTTTATGGCGGCTTATTTGGCCTAAGCCGCAGTGAGTCCCGCAGCCGTGGTCGCAAACTGCTTGATGAGATGGGTCTTGCGGAAAAAGAACAGGACTCAGTTGAAAGTCTGTCAGGTGGCTTAAAACGCCGGTTAGTCATTGCCCGCGCCTTGATTAATCACCCTAAAATCGTCATACTGGACGAGCCGACAACAGGCTTGGATCCACAAGCCCGTCATCAAGTATGGCAAAAGCTGCGCAGCCTCAAAAATCAAGGGGTAACCTTACTATTAACCACCCACTACATGGAAGAGGCCACTCAACTATGTGATCGTCTTGTTGTCATGCATGAGGGCATTATTTTAGCTGAAGGAAGTCCCCGCGAATTGATTAGCCGCTGCGTGCTGCCTGATGTTATTGAAATCCATTTACCGCTTGATGCCATCCCCGGTCAGCTTTATGACCAAATTCATGATCTTGGCGCCGAGTATCTTCACGTTGCTGACGGAATCTTCTTATACTGCCGGGATGGCCGCCAGCTCTGGGATCAACTAACCCTTTGGAATATCCCGCAGCATGCCTGCTTCTTAAGGCCTGCTAACTTAGAAGATGTCTTTTTAAAACTTACCGGTAAAGGAGAAGAACAATGA
- a CDS encoding MFS transporter, producing MQEKLHSLSYYRWLVFGVTVMGTFMATLDASIVNVALPVISAQLGAQLTTVQWVVTAYLLTISSLLPLFGRAGDMLGRRKIFTTGFLIFTLGSALCGFSYTIKLLIAARVLQAIGAAMIMANSQALVAGAFPGKDRGRALGMVGTVVALGSMTGPSLGGLLVGSLGWSSIFLINLPIGILAFIVGQLVLPKSETRHDESFDFLGAVLFAIGMLSLLLVLSEGHEWGWLSRSSLFAGIVSLVTFYCFIWYEKRVKHPMIDLSLFRHWPFLAGNLAGLFSFMAMFSNNLLLPFYLTDLLHLTPTQTGLIITPFPIVLAIIAPLSGYLSEKVSLIWLTVSGLSLTIAGLLFLATITPQVPLWQIAACQALLGVGNGLFQSPNNNSVLSSVSPNKLGIAAGLNALVRNVGMVSGTAAAVSIFEFRRRIMLENLAAPSSDQLTGAFLSGYHTALFAGAIFAALAAIISLNRKSHVRSENQLGK from the coding sequence ATGCAGGAAAAATTGCACTCATTGAGTTATTATCGTTGGCTTGTATTTGGTGTAACCGTTATGGGTACATTTATGGCAACACTGGATGCCAGCATTGTCAATGTAGCCCTGCCGGTTATTTCAGCCCAATTGGGCGCACAGTTAACGACCGTGCAGTGGGTAGTCACGGCCTACCTGCTGACAATATCCAGTTTACTCCCACTGTTCGGGCGAGCTGGCGACATGCTTGGCCGCCGAAAAATTTTCACAACCGGGTTTCTAATCTTCACGCTGGGATCGGCACTCTGTGGGTTTTCTTATACTATTAAGCTGCTGATTGCTGCACGCGTTCTTCAGGCGATAGGAGCAGCGATGATTATGGCGAACAGCCAAGCCCTGGTCGCCGGTGCTTTCCCGGGAAAAGACCGTGGCCGGGCCTTAGGTATGGTGGGCACAGTGGTTGCGCTGGGCTCTATGACCGGCCCAAGCTTAGGCGGCTTACTTGTTGGCAGTTTGGGATGGTCTTCGATATTCTTAATCAATTTACCGATTGGTATCCTGGCATTTATTGTTGGTCAGCTTGTGCTTCCCAAAAGCGAAACTCGTCATGATGAAAGCTTCGACTTTCTCGGTGCCGTCTTGTTTGCGATTGGCATGCTCAGCTTACTGCTGGTACTCAGCGAAGGACACGAGTGGGGCTGGTTATCCCGTTCCAGCCTATTCGCTGGCATAGTAAGCCTGGTTACCTTTTATTGCTTTATTTGGTATGAAAAGCGAGTCAAACACCCAATGATTGATTTATCCTTATTTCGCCATTGGCCTTTTCTCGCCGGAAATTTAGCTGGTTTGTTCTCTTTCATGGCCATGTTCTCAAATAATCTGTTATTGCCCTTTTATTTGACCGATCTTTTACACCTAACTCCAACCCAGACAGGCCTCATCATTACCCCGTTCCCCATTGTACTGGCTATTATTGCACCGCTCAGCGGTTACTTGTCAGAAAAAGTCAGCCTTATATGGCTGACTGTCAGCGGTTTGTCTTTAACCATTGCCGGATTGCTATTTTTGGCAACCATTACTCCTCAAGTGCCGCTGTGGCAAATTGCCGCCTGTCAAGCCTTACTTGGAGTCGGCAACGGCTTATTCCAGTCTCCAAACAACAATAGCGTTTTAAGTTCTGTATCACCAAATAAACTGGGGATCGCTGCCGGACTCAATGCATTGGTAAGAAATGTGGGCATGGTAAGCGGCACTGCTGCAGCCGTTTCAATTTTTGAATTTCGCCGCCGAATCATGCTGGAAAATCTGGCAGCACCATCTAGCGACCAACTGACCGGAGCATTTTTATCCGGCTATCATACTGCCTTATTTGCAGGAGCAATATTTGCAGCACTTGCGGCTATTATTTCATTAAATCGCAAAAGCCATGTTCGTTCAGAAAATCAGCTAGGTAAGTAA
- a CDS encoding DNA helicase, translating to MTDNERAYELARLNKTLEEIRKQLAAASSKCADSRDELQNHLTDYWESYGGNMWDEAQMIEAVERQRSITAVIHQNHITLQKALTSPYFGRIDFIEEWSGETNPEQIYIGITTLTDRQTDELLVYDWRAPVSGMYYDFERGKSWYQAPMGNVTGTITLKRQYKIIDGHIKYMFDSDLKIDDEILQEILTKSADDKMHTIVTSIQREQNQVIRNEENKLLLVTGPAGSGKTSIALHRIAYLLYRERDTIAAKNILIFSPNHIFSDYISNVLPEMGEENVLQTTFQDYIASFKDLLPLEIEDRTSQLEEVLSGSNSKELSIRIASVKYKTSAAFEAVIENYLKFYQEQLILDYPDIQYGGQTLFTKAEWTAYYLTDLAFLPPFRRLAKIREIINLRIRPITHELRRKKEAEITAAAEEVNEKTIKALARVAARQELGELIAAIDRLTRLNPLALYRKLFEDQTLYQQLAAGSVIPQEWPSICKQTRSWLNAGKMSNEDSFAFLYFQGMLEGFPVRNTIRYLVIDEAQDYTRLQYKILAHLFPRCSWTILGDPAQIVHPYIHGVKFEELSGIVPLANPRLVNLSRSYRSTKEIQAFCNALLSEIPSAEIINRSGKLPQLVKLNQLKPEYFLQTISQLQEDGCRSIAIICKTIRQSIALYQAMQTPKNISLIINEDAEFRRGIVIIPAFLAKGLEFDGVLVYDVTASNYGHDAERNLLYTVCTRALHHLIVCYKGELSPFIKSVNSELYHPLSKSF from the coding sequence ATGACAGATAACGAACGGGCATATGAACTTGCCAGACTAAATAAAACACTTGAAGAAATCCGTAAGCAATTGGCAGCGGCTTCCAGCAAATGCGCTGATTCACGTGATGAGCTGCAGAATCATTTAACTGATTATTGGGAAAGCTACGGCGGCAATATGTGGGATGAAGCCCAAATGATTGAAGCAGTTGAACGCCAGCGGAGCATCACAGCCGTCATCCACCAAAACCATATCACCTTACAGAAAGCACTGACTTCACCTTATTTTGGCCGGATTGATTTTATTGAAGAGTGGTCTGGCGAAACAAACCCTGAGCAAATTTATATTGGGATTACCACCTTAACTGACCGCCAAACCGATGAATTGCTGGTCTATGATTGGCGGGCCCCTGTATCAGGAATGTATTATGATTTTGAACGGGGAAAATCTTGGTATCAGGCACCGATGGGAAATGTAACGGGTACGATAACCCTGAAACGTCAGTATAAAATTATTGATGGCCACATCAAATATATGTTTGACTCTGATTTAAAAATTGATGATGAGATTTTGCAGGAAATACTCACCAAAAGTGCTGATGATAAAATGCATACCATTGTAACCAGTATTCAACGCGAACAAAATCAAGTCATTCGCAACGAGGAAAACAAACTTCTGCTGGTAACAGGCCCGGCAGGAAGCGGTAAGACCTCCATCGCCTTGCACCGCATTGCCTATTTGCTATACCGCGAACGTGACACCATTGCGGCTAAAAACATTTTAATTTTCTCACCCAATCACATTTTCAGTGATTATATCTCGAACGTCTTACCGGAAATGGGTGAAGAAAATGTCTTGCAAACCACCTTTCAGGACTATATCGCTTCATTTAAAGATTTATTACCCCTAGAAATTGAAGATAGAACTTCTCAATTGGAAGAAGTACTTTCTGGCTCAAATTCTAAAGAGTTGTCAATCCGGATAGCGTCCGTCAAATATAAAACATCCGCAGCTTTTGAAGCAGTGATTGAAAACTATTTAAAATTCTACCAAGAGCAGCTTATCCTGGACTATCCTGATATTCAATATGGTGGGCAAACGCTATTCACCAAAGCAGAATGGACGGCTTATTACCTCACTGATTTAGCATTTTTGCCACCATTTCGCCGCCTTGCCAAAATACGTGAGATCATCAATTTGCGCATCCGGCCCATCACCCATGAGTTACGGCGCAAAAAAGAAGCTGAAATTACGGCAGCAGCCGAAGAAGTGAATGAAAAAACAATAAAGGCGCTGGCTCGGGTGGCTGCCCGACAGGAGTTAGGAGAATTAATTGCTGCAATTGATCGGCTCACCCGCCTAAATCCACTTGCACTCTATCGTAAGCTCTTTGAAGACCAGACTCTTTATCAGCAACTGGCTGCCGGATCTGTCATCCCGCAAGAATGGCCCAGCATTTGTAAGCAAACGCGTTCTTGGCTCAATGCTGGCAAGATGTCGAATGAGGACTCCTTTGCCTTTTTATATTTCCAAGGAATGCTGGAAGGCTTTCCAGTTAGAAATACCATCCGATATTTAGTCATCGATGAAGCACAGGATTACACCAGACTTCAATACAAAATACTCGCACACCTTTTTCCGCGCTGCTCCTGGACAATACTGGGAGATCCTGCTCAAATTGTCCACCCGTATATCCATGGCGTCAAATTTGAAGAGCTTAGTGGAATTGTTCCCCTTGCCAATCCGCGCCTGGTCAACCTCAGCCGCAGTTATCGCTCAACAAAAGAAATTCAAGCCTTCTGCAATGCCCTATTATCTGAGATTCCAAGCGCCGAAATTATCAACCGCAGCGGCAAACTGCCCCAGCTTGTTAAACTCAACCAGCTCAAACCGGAATATTTTCTGCAAACCATCAGCCAATTACAGGAAGATGGCTGCCGTTCGATTGCAATTATCTGCAAAACCATTCGTCAGTCCATCGCTCTTTATCAGGCCATGCAAACCCCTAAAAACATCAGCCTGATCATTAATGAAGATGCTGAATTCCGTCGTGGAATAGTCATTATTCCGGCTTTTCTGGCTAAAGGACTCGAATTTGACGGAGTGCTGGTCTATGATGTTACGGCTTCAAATTATGGCCATGATGCCGAAAGGAATCTCCTCTATACCGTCTGCACCAGGGCCTTGCATCATTTAATTGTTTGCTATAAAGGAGAACTCTCTCCTTTCATTAAGTCCGTAAACAGCGAACTATACCACCCCCTATCCAAGAGTTTCTAA
- the fucO gene encoding lactaldehyde reductase, with amino-acid sequence MANRIILNETSYFGPGSISALPDEVVRRNFKKAFVVTDQDLVKFGVAAKVTQVLDAAKIPYEIYDKVKQNPTIANVQNGVELFAASQADFIVAIGGGSPIDTAKAIGIITNNPAFNDVKSLEGCAATTAKSVPIIAIPTTAGTAAEVTINYVITDEQAVKKMVCVDPNDIPIVSIVDPELMVSMPKNLTAATGMDALTHAIEGYITKGAWEMTNMFELKAIELIANNLEAAVNQPNNIEARNGMALAQYIAGMGFSNVGLGIVHSMAHPLGAFYDTPHGVANALLLPYVMEYNASATGEKYREIAKAMGVPATDTMSCDEYREAAVTAVRTLSQKINIPQKLHQIGVKEQDLAALAKSAFEDVCTPGNPRDTSQEEILELYRIAY; translated from the coding sequence ATGGCTAACCGTATTATTCTCAACGAAACCTCTTACTTTGGACCAGGTTCAATCAGTGCTTTACCGGATGAAGTCGTTCGTCGTAATTTCAAGAAAGCGTTCGTTGTGACAGATCAGGACTTAGTAAAATTTGGTGTTGCCGCAAAGGTTACCCAAGTACTCGATGCAGCCAAAATTCCGTATGAAATCTATGATAAAGTAAAGCAAAACCCAACAATTGCTAACGTGCAAAACGGCGTAGAATTATTCGCTGCATCACAAGCCGACTTTATCGTCGCAATCGGCGGCGGGTCTCCCATTGATACAGCCAAAGCAATTGGGATTATAACCAATAATCCCGCCTTTAACGATGTGAAATCGTTAGAGGGCTGTGCCGCTACGACTGCCAAAAGTGTCCCGATTATTGCCATTCCAACCACTGCAGGCACAGCAGCTGAAGTAACCATCAATTATGTCATTACTGATGAACAGGCCGTAAAAAAAATGGTTTGTGTTGATCCCAATGATATTCCGATTGTATCGATCGTAGATCCTGAGCTGATGGTATCTATGCCTAAGAATTTAACTGCTGCAACTGGCATGGATGCTCTTACACATGCCATCGAAGGCTATATTACAAAAGGCGCTTGGGAAATGACCAATATGTTTGAACTTAAAGCCATTGAATTAATTGCGAACAATCTTGAAGCCGCTGTTAACCAGCCTAACAATATTGAGGCTAGAAACGGCATGGCACTTGCACAATATATTGCCGGGATGGGTTTTTCCAATGTAGGTCTAGGAATCGTTCATTCCATGGCCCACCCGCTTGGTGCTTTCTATGATACTCCTCATGGGGTAGCCAATGCTCTGCTGCTGCCTTATGTGATGGAGTACAATGCCTCGGCTACTGGTGAAAAATATCGTGAGATTGCAAAAGCAATGGGTGTACCAGCTACGGATACCATGAGTTGTGATGAATATCGTGAGGCGGCAGTCACCGCTGTACGTACATTATCACAAAAAATAAATATCCCGCAAAAGTTACACCAAATTGGCGTTAAAGAACAGGATCTTGCTGCACTGGCTAAATCAGCCTTTGAAGATGTTTGTACCCCAGGTAATCCCCGCGATACCAGCCAAGAAGAAATACTAGAATTATATCGGATAGCCTACTAA
- a CDS encoding UPF0178 protein, protein MKIIVDADACPKTVLQLCFQAGHNYHIPVWTVASFNHNILSDHHIVVEGHSQAADIKIINITEKGDLIITQDWGLAAMVLGREAKCLSPAGREYQSDKIEFLLEAREIKAKHRRSGGRTKGPKKRTNEDDAIFAASIKRILAQAHHVGGFIQDV, encoded by the coding sequence ATGAAAATAATTGTTGATGCCGATGCTTGTCCTAAAACTGTCTTACAGCTGTGTTTTCAAGCAGGGCATAACTATCATATTCCTGTATGGACAGTAGCCAGTTTCAATCACAATATCTTATCCGATCACCATATTGTTGTAGAGGGCCATTCCCAAGCGGCTGATATCAAGATCATTAACATCACCGAAAAAGGAGATTTGATTATTACCCAAGACTGGGGACTAGCAGCTATGGTGTTAGGCCGTGAGGCCAAGTGTCTCAGCCCGGCTGGCCGCGAATATCAGTCTGATAAAATCGAGTTTTTATTGGAGGCTCGTGAGATTAAGGCCAAACATCGACGCAGTGGCGGACGAACGAAGGGGCCCAAAAAACGGACAAATGAAGATGATGCCATTTTTGCAGCAAGTATTAAAAGGATTTTAGCACAGGCTCATCATGTAGGTGGTTTTATCCAAGACGTCTAA